Proteins encoded within one genomic window of Leptidea sinapis chromosome 7, ilLepSina1.1, whole genome shotgun sequence:
- the LOC126965507 gene encoding cadherin-86C isoform X3, producing the protein MTSTLSLVVVPLLLGVVRSEPVFDPSTLMRLVMVPVDAAVGSVIYRVRASDSDFDYPLHFELIGQMGRLDIGIETLPCTRYNSVCQANVILLRRLEPGRYVDFRLSVRNTRGRSARIACSITGTNATTPRDTIFPHQPGIILVPEDAKRGTDLEIVIARKNQVSPKPLELELWGSPLFAIRQRRVSTENTEGTIFLVGPLDFEAQSMYHLTLLAVDPYVEVGKDTRNIAALEVVVVVQDIQDMPPVFTSAPPITHLPRQVSPGDLIVRVKAEDGDKGAPRPIRYGLVSEGNPFTPFFNINETTGEVTLERPIEEIAAISHAGTPILLTVVAEEVRLSREEPEAMSSTVQLAFILPEKDNSPPYFENEYYITYLDENAPQGTALTFSDPYIPQVNDNDAGKNGVFSLSLIGNNGTFEISPTVAERHAQFIIKVRDNTMLDYEARKSVIFQILAQELGPSTNLSVTTNVTVYLNDVNDNPPVFLALSYDAELPENVTAGTRVVQVQADDVDTGAFGKIQYTAILGYLNTSLNLDPISGLITVATNNHGFDREAMPELHFLVEARDNDGVGLRVTVPLIIKLLDVNDNPPEFERTLYEFVLSPNLDNFTSAAFVKAIDKDAEPPNNLIRYEIIEGNREQQFAINEETGEICIKEPLKKNKVQNKFRQKRQEDSDESEVYILTIRAYDLGVPRLTSTTTVKIYPPESKTRTMSFIVPGSNPDRKKLEELLSTLSGGKVNIIDIKPYKGKADESAGSDQERSEVIALVRISEKSAINVAKLQEQLARNKTIYTTGSVSNDEKSTVDNSDSSLYKAESRLLFWLLILLAVLVALVLLLLICCCICEGCPLYMPPSACMHETTSL; encoded by the exons ATGACGTCGACACTATCGCTGGTGGTAGTACCACTGCTGCTGGGAGTGGTACGTTCGGAGCCGGTGTTTGACCCCAGCACGCTGATGCGCCTGGTGATGGTGCCAGTGGACGCGGCCGTGGGCTCTGTCATCTACCGCGTGCGAGCTTCTGACTCAGACTTCGACTACCCACTCCATTTTGAACTTATAG GTCAAATGGGTCGTTTGGACATCGGCATAGAAACTCTACCGTGCACGCGATACAACTCCGTGTGTCAAGCCAACGTCATCTTGTTACGGAGGCTGGAACCAGGTCGATACGTGGACTTCCGGCTTTCAGTCCGTAACACGAGAGGCAGAAGTGCTAGAATCGCTTGCTCTATCACAGGGACCAACGCTACCACCCCGAGGGACACTATATTTCCTCATCAGCCTGGAATAATTTTAGTACCAGAG GACGCAAAGCGTGGTACTGATCTGGAGATAGTGATTGCAAGAAAGAACCAAGTGTCCCCGAAGCCGTTGGAACTGGAACTTTGG ggTTCTCCCTTGTTTGCAATTCGTCAGCGGCGAGTGTCCACGGAGAACACTGAAGGCACTATATTCCTGGTCGGACCCTTAGACTTCGAAGCTCAGTCTATGTATCATCTAACCCTTTTAGCTGTG GATCCTTACGTAGAGGTCGGCAAAGACACGAGGAACATCGCAGCCTTGGAAGTGGTCGTGGTAGTCCAAGATATACAAGACATGCCACCGGTGTTCACGTCCGCGCCACCAATCACCCACCTGCCTCGGCAGGTGTCTCCTGGTGACCTAATCGTGAGGGTGAAAGCTGAGGATGGAGACAAGGGTGCTCCTCGCCCGATCAGATATGGGCTGGTGTCTGAAGGGAATCCCTTCACACCCTTCTTCAATATTAATGAAACAACAG GTGAAGTGACTCTTGAAAGACCCATTGAAGAAATAGCAGCTATTTCACACGCAGGCACGCCGATCCTACTGACTGTAGTTGCTGAGGAAGTGAGGCTCTCCAGAGAAGAGCCGGAAGCTATGTCGTCAACAGTCCAACTTGCATTTATTTTACCGGAAAAAGACAACTCGCCCCCATATTTTGAAAACGAATA TTACATCACATATCTGGACGAGAATGCACCACAAGGTACTGCACTAACATTCAGTGACCCCTATATTCCTCAAGTTAACGACAATGATGCTGGCAAAAATGGTGTTTTTTCTCTTTCGCTAATTGGGAACAATGGGACCTTTGAAATATCACCAACTGTTGCGGAGAGACATGCGCAATTCATTATAAAAGTACGGGATAACACTATGCTGGATTATGAAGCCAGAAAATCGGTTATATTTCAG aTTTTAGCTCAAGAACTTGGTCCATCCACCAACCTTTCAGTTACAACAAATGTCACCGTTTACCTAAACGATGTTAATGATAATCCACCTGTTTTTTTGGCATTATCTTATGATGCAGAGCTACCTGAAAACGTAACAGCTGGTACAAGAGTTGTGCAAGTGCAAGCGGATGATGTAGATACTGGTGCATTTGGAAAAATCCAATATACTGCCATATTAGGATATTTAAATACATCCTTAAATTTGGACCCTATTTCTGGTCTTATTACGGTAGCAACAAACAATCATGGTTTTGACCGAGAGGCAATGCCAGAATTACATTTTTTAGTAGAGGCTAGAGATAATGATGGAGTAGGTTTAAGAGTAACAGTGccattaataattaagttattagATGTTAATGACAACCCACCAGAGTTTGAAAGGactttatatgaatttgttttATCGCCGAATCTAGATAATTTTACATCAGCGGCATTTGTGAAGGCAATTGATAAAGACGCAGAACCACcaaataatttgataagataTGAAATTATCGAGGGAAATAGAGAGCAACAATTTGCAATCAATGAAGAAActg GAGAAATATGTATCAAGGAaccattgaaaaaaaataaggtaCAAAATAAGTTTAGGCAAAAACGTCAAGAAGACAGCGATGAATCTGAAGTTTATATATTGACTATCAGAGCTTACGATCTCGGAGTACCTAGACTCACTTCGACAACAACAGTTAAGATCTACCCACCAGAAAGTAAAACTAGAACAATGTCATTTATTGTCCCTGGATCAAATCCAGATCGAAAGAAATTAGAAGAACTACTTAGCACGCTTTCTGGAGGCAAGGTCAATATTATAGATATCAAGCCTTATAAAGGCAAGGCAGATGAGTCTGCAGGGTCTGATCAAGAAAG GAGTGAAGTCATCGCTTTAGTACGAATATCAGAAAAAAGTGCAATTAACGTAGCTAAACTGCAGGAGCAACTAGCCAGgaacaaaacaatatatactACAGGGTCTGTGAGCAATGATGAAAAATCTACTGTTGATAATAGTGACTCC agTTTGTATAAAGCTGAAAGTCGCCTTTTATTCtggttattaattttactagctgTACTAGTGGCTCTTGTTCTCCTATTATTGATATGTTGCTGCATTTGCGAAGGATGCCCTCTTTACATGCCACCAag TGCGTGCATGCATGAAACCACTTCACTGTAA
- the LOC126965507 gene encoding cadherin-86C isoform X4: MTSTLSLVVVPLLLGVVRSEPVFDPSTLMRLVMVPVDAAVGSVIYRVRASDSDFDYPLHFELIGQMGRLDIGIETLPCTRYNSVCQANVILLRRLEPGRYVDFRLSVRNTRGRSARIACSITGTNATTPRDTIFPHQPGIILVPEDAKRGTDLEIVIARKNQVSPKPLELELWGSPLFAIRQRRVSTENTEGTIFLVGPLDFEAQSMYHLTLLAVDPYVEVGKDTRNIAALEVVVVVQDIQDMPPVFTSAPPITHLPRQVSPGDLIVRVKAEDGDKGAPRPIRYGLVSEGNPFTPFFNINETTGEVTLERPIEEIAAISHAGTPILLTVVAEEVRLSREEPEAMSSTVQLAFILPEKDNSPPYFENE; this comes from the exons ATGACGTCGACACTATCGCTGGTGGTAGTACCACTGCTGCTGGGAGTGGTACGTTCGGAGCCGGTGTTTGACCCCAGCACGCTGATGCGCCTGGTGATGGTGCCAGTGGACGCGGCCGTGGGCTCTGTCATCTACCGCGTGCGAGCTTCTGACTCAGACTTCGACTACCCACTCCATTTTGAACTTATAG GTCAAATGGGTCGTTTGGACATCGGCATAGAAACTCTACCGTGCACGCGATACAACTCCGTGTGTCAAGCCAACGTCATCTTGTTACGGAGGCTGGAACCAGGTCGATACGTGGACTTCCGGCTTTCAGTCCGTAACACGAGAGGCAGAAGTGCTAGAATCGCTTGCTCTATCACAGGGACCAACGCTACCACCCCGAGGGACACTATATTTCCTCATCAGCCTGGAATAATTTTAGTACCAGAG GACGCAAAGCGTGGTACTGATCTGGAGATAGTGATTGCAAGAAAGAACCAAGTGTCCCCGAAGCCGTTGGAACTGGAACTTTGG ggTTCTCCCTTGTTTGCAATTCGTCAGCGGCGAGTGTCCACGGAGAACACTGAAGGCACTATATTCCTGGTCGGACCCTTAGACTTCGAAGCTCAGTCTATGTATCATCTAACCCTTTTAGCTGTG GATCCTTACGTAGAGGTCGGCAAAGACACGAGGAACATCGCAGCCTTGGAAGTGGTCGTGGTAGTCCAAGATATACAAGACATGCCACCGGTGTTCACGTCCGCGCCACCAATCACCCACCTGCCTCGGCAGGTGTCTCCTGGTGACCTAATCGTGAGGGTGAAAGCTGAGGATGGAGACAAGGGTGCTCCTCGCCCGATCAGATATGGGCTGGTGTCTGAAGGGAATCCCTTCACACCCTTCTTCAATATTAATGAAACAACAG GTGAAGTGACTCTTGAAAGACCCATTGAAGAAATAGCAGCTATTTCACACGCAGGCACGCCGATCCTACTGACTGTAGTTGCTGAGGAAGTGAGGCTCTCCAGAGAAGAGCCGGAAGCTATGTCGTCAACAGTCCAACTTGCATTTATTTTACCGGAAAAAGACAACTCGCCCCCATATTTTGAAAACGAATAG
- the LOC126965507 gene encoding cadherin-86C isoform X2 — protein MTSTLSLVVVPLLLGVVRSEPVFDPSTLMRLVMVPVDAAVGSVIYRVRASDSDFDYPLHFELIGQMGRLDIGIETLPCTRYNSVCQANVILLRRLEPGRYVDFRLSVRNTRGRSARIACSITGTNATTPRDTIFPHQPGIILVPEDAKRGTDLEIVIARKNQVSPKPLELELWGSPLFAIRQRRVSTENTEGTIFLVGPLDFEAQSMYHLTLLAVDPYVEVGKDTRNIAALEVVVVVQDIQDMPPVFTSAPPITHLPRQVSPGDLIVRVKAEDGDKGAPRPIRYGLVSEGNPFTPFFNINETTGEVTLERPIEEIAAISHAGTPILLTVVAEEVRLSREEPEAMSSTVQLAFILPEKDNSPPYFENEYYITYLDENAPQGTALTFSDPYIPQVNDNDAGKNGVFSLSLIGNNGTFEISPTVAERHAQFIIKVRDNTMLDYEARKSVIFQILAQELGPSTNLSVTTNVTVYLNDVNDNPPVFLALSYDAELPENVTAGTRVVQVQADDVDTGAFGKIQYTAILGYLNTSLNLDPISGLITVATNNHGFDREAMPELHFLVEARDNDGVGLRVTVPLIIKLLDVNDNPPEFERTLYEFVLSPNLDNFTSAAFVKAIDKDAEPPNNLIRYEIIEGNREQQFAINEETGEICIKEPLKKNKVQNKFRQKRQEDSDESEVYILTIRAYDLGVPRLTSTTTVKIYPPESKTRTMSFIVPGSNPDRKKLEELLSTLSGGKVNIIDIKPYKGKADESAGSDQERSEVIALVRISEKSAINVAKLQEQLARNKTIYTTGSVSNDEKSTVDNSDSSLYKAESRLLFWLLILLAVLVALVLLLLICCCICEGCPLYMPPRGRRTFSGTRQESCEGKIDAKFRK, from the exons ATGACGTCGACACTATCGCTGGTGGTAGTACCACTGCTGCTGGGAGTGGTACGTTCGGAGCCGGTGTTTGACCCCAGCACGCTGATGCGCCTGGTGATGGTGCCAGTGGACGCGGCCGTGGGCTCTGTCATCTACCGCGTGCGAGCTTCTGACTCAGACTTCGACTACCCACTCCATTTTGAACTTATAG GTCAAATGGGTCGTTTGGACATCGGCATAGAAACTCTACCGTGCACGCGATACAACTCCGTGTGTCAAGCCAACGTCATCTTGTTACGGAGGCTGGAACCAGGTCGATACGTGGACTTCCGGCTTTCAGTCCGTAACACGAGAGGCAGAAGTGCTAGAATCGCTTGCTCTATCACAGGGACCAACGCTACCACCCCGAGGGACACTATATTTCCTCATCAGCCTGGAATAATTTTAGTACCAGAG GACGCAAAGCGTGGTACTGATCTGGAGATAGTGATTGCAAGAAAGAACCAAGTGTCCCCGAAGCCGTTGGAACTGGAACTTTGG ggTTCTCCCTTGTTTGCAATTCGTCAGCGGCGAGTGTCCACGGAGAACACTGAAGGCACTATATTCCTGGTCGGACCCTTAGACTTCGAAGCTCAGTCTATGTATCATCTAACCCTTTTAGCTGTG GATCCTTACGTAGAGGTCGGCAAAGACACGAGGAACATCGCAGCCTTGGAAGTGGTCGTGGTAGTCCAAGATATACAAGACATGCCACCGGTGTTCACGTCCGCGCCACCAATCACCCACCTGCCTCGGCAGGTGTCTCCTGGTGACCTAATCGTGAGGGTGAAAGCTGAGGATGGAGACAAGGGTGCTCCTCGCCCGATCAGATATGGGCTGGTGTCTGAAGGGAATCCCTTCACACCCTTCTTCAATATTAATGAAACAACAG GTGAAGTGACTCTTGAAAGACCCATTGAAGAAATAGCAGCTATTTCACACGCAGGCACGCCGATCCTACTGACTGTAGTTGCTGAGGAAGTGAGGCTCTCCAGAGAAGAGCCGGAAGCTATGTCGTCAACAGTCCAACTTGCATTTATTTTACCGGAAAAAGACAACTCGCCCCCATATTTTGAAAACGAATA TTACATCACATATCTGGACGAGAATGCACCACAAGGTACTGCACTAACATTCAGTGACCCCTATATTCCTCAAGTTAACGACAATGATGCTGGCAAAAATGGTGTTTTTTCTCTTTCGCTAATTGGGAACAATGGGACCTTTGAAATATCACCAACTGTTGCGGAGAGACATGCGCAATTCATTATAAAAGTACGGGATAACACTATGCTGGATTATGAAGCCAGAAAATCGGTTATATTTCAG aTTTTAGCTCAAGAACTTGGTCCATCCACCAACCTTTCAGTTACAACAAATGTCACCGTTTACCTAAACGATGTTAATGATAATCCACCTGTTTTTTTGGCATTATCTTATGATGCAGAGCTACCTGAAAACGTAACAGCTGGTACAAGAGTTGTGCAAGTGCAAGCGGATGATGTAGATACTGGTGCATTTGGAAAAATCCAATATACTGCCATATTAGGATATTTAAATACATCCTTAAATTTGGACCCTATTTCTGGTCTTATTACGGTAGCAACAAACAATCATGGTTTTGACCGAGAGGCAATGCCAGAATTACATTTTTTAGTAGAGGCTAGAGATAATGATGGAGTAGGTTTAAGAGTAACAGTGccattaataattaagttattagATGTTAATGACAACCCACCAGAGTTTGAAAGGactttatatgaatttgttttATCGCCGAATCTAGATAATTTTACATCAGCGGCATTTGTGAAGGCAATTGATAAAGACGCAGAACCACcaaataatttgataagataTGAAATTATCGAGGGAAATAGAGAGCAACAATTTGCAATCAATGAAGAAActg GAGAAATATGTATCAAGGAaccattgaaaaaaaataaggtaCAAAATAAGTTTAGGCAAAAACGTCAAGAAGACAGCGATGAATCTGAAGTTTATATATTGACTATCAGAGCTTACGATCTCGGAGTACCTAGACTCACTTCGACAACAACAGTTAAGATCTACCCACCAGAAAGTAAAACTAGAACAATGTCATTTATTGTCCCTGGATCAAATCCAGATCGAAAGAAATTAGAAGAACTACTTAGCACGCTTTCTGGAGGCAAGGTCAATATTATAGATATCAAGCCTTATAAAGGCAAGGCAGATGAGTCTGCAGGGTCTGATCAAGAAAG GAGTGAAGTCATCGCTTTAGTACGAATATCAGAAAAAAGTGCAATTAACGTAGCTAAACTGCAGGAGCAACTAGCCAGgaacaaaacaatatatactACAGGGTCTGTGAGCAATGATGAAAAATCTACTGTTGATAATAGTGACTCC agTTTGTATAAAGCTGAAAGTCGCCTTTTATTCtggttattaattttactagctgTACTAGTGGCTCTTGTTCTCCTATTATTGATATGTTGCTGCATTTGCGAAGGATGCCCTCTTTACATGCCACCAag AGGACGACGTACATTTAGTGGTACGCGACAAGAGAGCTGTGAGGGAAAAATCGACgcaaaatttagaaaataa